A genomic segment from Nicotiana tabacum cultivar K326 chromosome 9, ASM71507v2, whole genome shotgun sequence encodes:
- the LOC142163915 gene encoding serpin-Z10-like yields the protein MTKKMFSMYFFLPNAKDGFPSLLKKGNSVPNFFTQDFHLWSENLAAFYIPKMKFSFTTEERLNTMQEMGLTLPFKKTCRDLTEIVKNGGPLYVSMIIQKAFVEIDEKGTEAAVVTFAEDDMGCCLH from the coding sequence ATGACAAAAAAAATGTTCTCAATGTACTTCTTCCTTCCTAATGCAAAGGATGGATTTCCAAGCTTATTGAAGAAAGGAAACTCTGTTCCAAACTTCTTTACACAAGATTTTCATCTATGGAGCGAAAACCTTGCTGCATTTTACATTCCAAAGATGAAATTCTCATTCACCACAGAAGAAAGGTTAAACACAATGCAGGAAATGGGATTGACACTACCTTTCAAGAAGACTTGCAGGGACCTAACAGAGATTGTGAAAAATGGAGGGCCTTTATATGTTTCCATGATAATACAGAAAGCATTTGTAGAAATTGATGAGAAAGGTACTGAGGCAGCTGTTGTTACTTTTGCCGAAGATGATATGGGATGTTGTTTGCACTAA